The following proteins are encoded in a genomic region of Glycine max cultivar Williams 82 chromosome 18, Glycine_max_v4.0, whole genome shotgun sequence:
- the LOC100818003 gene encoding uncharacterized protein, whose product MASNQEVTVPCRYWVDNERKRVVMAEASGHFVDVLFSFLTLPLGTIIRLGNTLGQPIEIGCINNLFKSVEALNPDVFWNDICKRMLLSPRNPLEFSYQRLKLKVDDTQPTKYFVCHICSKGSDFSLSTFDEVKCHCGNLMKRQLDMLVEPAGGNGVFVKGDAMFLIFDDLTVLRSSPSVSFKPPLQLGHKEFRKVEEKSLDVDTNKAFSILKQALTSKSALSVTLENGKSEPSSSFLPDIGPSQRKDYIKIKVIVSKSQNKILFVEADGDFVDFLVSFLTMPLGSIMYLVNGKLSLGSIDKLYTSVKNLDPSWFIASSNKSLLNPKVAPHFGCGSNPLNASEEDTAKYWYGTGIVKDNRGRIIYEKNMISKNKDMLKDPKDIKLLDPRSSRARKSDVGFMKRPCLFVVSDNLEVKAMTTSSSIPCPFMENDRLLDDLEEHLVKIRKSQALKILMASLTSNKAAFTRSLSHLLWNWKCHRCIPCWGLLGRMKISHRKKKEMEDKESEEEI is encoded by the exons ATGGCTTCCAACCAAGAAGTAACAGTGCCTTGCAGATATTGGGTGGACAATGAACGAAAGCGTGTAGTTATGGCGGAAGCAAGTGGACACTTTGTAGATGTTCTCTTTAGTTTCCTAACCCTTCCATTGGGAACTATCATCCGGCTTGGGAACACATTGGGGCAACCAATAGAGATTGGTTGCATTAACAATCTATTCAAGAGTGTGGAAGCTCTGAACCCAGATGTTTTCTGGAACGACATCTGCAAGCGAATGCTGCTTTCTCCGCGCAACCCGTTAGAATTCTCTTACCAGAGACTAAAACTGAAGGTGGATGATACGCAGCCCACAAAGTATTTCGTGTGTCACATCTGTTCAAAGGGCAGTGATTTCTCGCTGAGTACTTTTGATGAGGTAAAGTGCCACTGTGGGAACTTGATGAAAAGACAACTAGATATGCTGGTAGAGCCTGCTGGTGGCAATGGTGTTTTTGTTAAAGGGGATGCCATGTTCTTGATCTTTGATGACTTGACAGTGCTCCGTAGCTCTCCCAGTGTCTCCTTTAAACCACCACTCCAACTTGGACACAAAGAATTCAGAAAGGTGGAAGAAAAGTCTCTAGATGTTGACACAAATAAg gCATTTAGCATACTAAAGCAAGCATTAACCTCCAAATCTGCTCTAAGTGTCACATTGGAAAACGGAAAATCTGAGCCATCGTCCTCTTTCTTACCAGATATTGGCCCAAGTCAACGGAAAGATTACATAAAAATCAAGGTAATAGTGAGCAAATCACAGAACAAGATTCTGTTTGTCGAAGCAGATGGagattttgttgattttctaGTCAGTTTCCTTACAATGCCACTTGGATCTATTATGTACCTTGTGAATGGCAAATTATCATTGGGAAGCATTGATAAGTTGTACACAAGTGTGAAGAATCTTGATCCATCATGGTTCATAGCGTCGTCAAACAAATCCTTACTGAATCCAAAGGTTGCTCCTCATTTTGGTTGTGGGAGCAATCCACTAAATGCTTCAGAAGAAGACACTGCCAAGTATTGGTATGGAACTGGCATAGTGAAGGATAATAGGGGACGTATCATCTATGAAAAGAATATGATTTCAAAGAACAAAGATATGCTAAAAGATCCAAAAGATATCAAACTTTTGGACCCAAGATCCTCTAGAGCAAGAAAATCTGATGTGGGATTTATGAAGAGGCCATGTCTTTTTGTTGTTAGCGATAATCTGGAAGTGAAAGCAATGACGACTTCTTCAAGCATTCCATGTCCATTTATGGAGAATGACCGGTTGTTGGATGATTTGGAGGAACATTTGGTGAAAATCAGGAAGTCACAG GCACTAAAGATATTGATGGCTTCTTTGACATCCAACAAAGCTGCTTTCACAAGGAGCCTATCCCACTTATTGTGGAATTGGAAATGCCATAGATGCATTCCATGTTGGGGGTTACTGGGAAGGATGAAAATAAGTcacagaaagaaaaaagaaatggaaGATAAAGAAAGTGAGGAagagatataa